AATATTTGTTCAAAAGAGGGGCTCCAAGTAGGTGTCACAGCATCTCCAATCCATGGTAGCTGATGCACTAAAATCATAACGATATCTTTAATCGGTAGCTTTACTGAACCAATTCCGAGACAGATCAGTAAAGTTAGCACTAGCAGTATGATCCCTACTCCGCTATAACCCGCTAGCTTCTTGCTCATTATTTAAACAAGTCCGGATAGATAGCTTTTGCTACTTCTTTAAGCCCTGCCGTAGCTCTAGGCCCTGGACGGCTCAGCAAGTTATCATCCAATCCGAATATAGCTTCATTCTTCACAGCCGCTATTTGATCCCAACCACTGCGGCCTTTAATCATGTCATCCAGACCCTTTTTAGTCACATCATCAATGACATTCTTGGAATACAGAATGACATCAGGATTATCCTGTATAATCTTCTCTTCACTAATCTTATTCCAACCTACTGTATCGGAAGCTACGTTAATCCCACCCGCAAGAGTGATCAACTCATCCATAAATTCTCCCTTACCTACGGTCCAACCAGGGGAAAATTCTACATATACCTTCTTCTTTTGCTCGGGTGTAACAGATTTAACAGCTTCAATCACTTCATCACGTTCTTGTTTCATGTGATCCGTCACCACTTTAGCTTGTGCTTGATGATCCGTAATCTGGCCATATAATTCAATATTACTTAAGATATCATCTACTGTCTTGGGGTCTGTCTTAAAGATTCGAATTCCAAGATCACGTAGCTTCTTTACCGCTTCTTCGCTCATTGAAATACCTGTAAATACGATATCCGCTTCAGATGCAATAATAGCTTCCTCATTCGGCTTCATAACACCACCCATCTTAGGCTTGGACACCACAGCCTCCGGATAATCATCATAATCAGACACGCCTACAATTTCGTTATCAAGACCAATAGCGAATAGCGCCTCCGTCTCTGCAGGAGACACGGATACAATACGTTTAGGAGCCTCAGCGAAAGTGAAAGACTCTCCTGTTGAATCCTTTACGGTTAATGGATATACCGTTTTCAATTCCTCTGTTGCCTCTGGCTGTTCCGTAGTCGTTACAGGTTGCTCTACTGCTGGTGCATTCTGTGCTTGTTTGTTGTCTGCACCACATCCAGCAAGTGATAACGCTAGTACGAGTGCAAGTAGACCTGAGGTCCACAACTTCATTAATTTGTTCATAAGATTTCTGATCTCCCTTTCTATCTTGACTGGCTTATAACAACAAAAAAAACCTGATCCATTGTTCACAGAATCAGGGATTACGTCTACAAGACTTTATGTTGCTCATAAATGTCGAGAGTACTCTAGCTGGAGCTTTCACCCGTAAGTACTTATTTGCACACGTAACCCTTTCCACGAAGGACCGTCATTCTTCTCATAAGGCAGGTCTCCTGACTTACAGGTAAATCATATCCTAGCCTTCCCATTCTACCTTAGGGCAGAACAGTGACATATAAGGATATTCCCTGTTACACAGTGGCGGGACCGTACTGGATTTACACCAGCTTCCCTTTTAACCCGATTGAACAGCAAGTTAGAGAACTTACTCTCGGGACCTTAAGAATCAACAATATTAAATTTATTGTTTAAGCTACACATCTCTGTTGATTATAGGTGAAAAGCATAGCTGTTACAACCAAGTTTTTGTTGTTTCACCTTGTTGGTTCAATCTACTCGAGCAAAAATATATGATAATTCACATTCTATACAAATATGGATAGCTCAATATTCACTATGCAAAGTACCTGTCCAGCATCCATCATCTAAAGTAAGTAGCAACCTAACTAAGCTACCTGGTTCCACAGACATATCCCAAAAGGATAGCTGAGGAACACTCATCGTTATCAGCTGCCTAATCACCCCACCATGCGTAACAACGAACACCGATGGGATCGTACGATCTCGCCTATCCTCAAACGTCAATGGGATTAAGCTATTCAGAAAGTCCCTGATTCTTGCCTGAAAAAGATCCCAAGCCTCCCCATTTGGTGGAAAAACCGCCTGTGGGTGATCCAGCCATTCACAATACAGAGGGAGTCCGTTTAACTCTTCATATGTCTTTCCTTCCCAATCTCCAAAGTCCATCTCTCTCAAACGATTATCATAAATGGCAACGTCTAGAAGCTCAGGAGCTACGAAGGCTAGACTCTCTTGGCAACGTTTAAGATCACTACAGGCTACTTTACTAAACGTTCTACCGATGAGCTGTCTTCGCAGGGGGATCAGCTCCGCACGCGCTTCCCTTGTAATACTTATATCGCTGTGCCCTAAGTACCGTTTATCCACATTCCAGTGTGTTTTTCCATGGCGCATCAATAATAGCTCCAACGTCACTGCCATAATGTCCCTCCTACAACCCAGATAAGAAGTAGACCTACAACTATAAATGTCAAAGATGTCAGGATCATGAGTCTAATTGTAGCTTTAATATCACTAGCATTCATAACCCGAGTAGCTTCTCCCATATAAGCTCTGAAAGACACGATCCCTTGGTAACTATTCTCGCCACCCATTCGTATACCTAAGGCTCCAGCAACTGCTGATTCTGGATAGCCACTATTAGGACTAGGATGGAGTCTAGCATCATGCTTTACAGTTCTATACGCTCTCTTATCATCTAGTCGCATTATTCTAGCGCTAAAGATCAGTAATATAGCTGTTATTCTTGCTGGGATATAGTTGGCTATATCATCGAATCTAGCCGAAGCCCAGCCTAAATTCATGTACTTATCATTCTTGTAACCTACCATTGAATCCAACGTATTCACTGCTCGATATGCCATAGCAAGGGGAGCTCCACCAATCAGAGCATAGAATAAAGGAGATACAATGGCATCTACGATATTCTCAGCTACTGTCTCCACCGTTCCACGCACAACTTCTGGCTCCTCCAGATGTTCCGTGTCACGACCAACAATCATGCTAAGTGCCTGTCTAGCAGCAGGTAAGTCACCACGACTGAGGTGACCGAATACTTCCATACCCGCATCTTTTAATCCTTTAATGGCAATGGTTGTAGCTATAAGTATCGATTCTGCTATCCATGCAGCCCACGGATGGATCATATACAACCCTTTCAAAAGTCCCCAAGTCAGGGCAAAAGAACCCCCTACCACAACAATCGGTAAAAGTATGCCTGCCTTTTTTAGTGCTGTAGGACGGCTAAAGAACCTCCGTATCCACTTTTCTATACGTTTTATTGCTTTACCCATAAAAATAACAGGATGGGGTAGCCAGCGCGGGTCACCTATCCATAGATCTATAACATACGCAATTAGCACAATCCATATGGCATTCATAGCCATTATCGAAGACTTGCCCTTGCTGCTAGAAGGCTCTCCTTCACGGTCCCGTAGACAATACGTCCAATAGCCGCCCCTAGATCAGTCGCCGTTCCAGCATATGCATGAGTGGCTTCATATGACTTGTTCTGACTAACTCCAAGCACAATCGCATCCGTAGTCGTTCCCGTCGCAACTAGATCATTTTCAACATCGCGTATATCAAGATCAGCAAGCGCCGCCGCCTTGGCTTCTACCGCTGTCATGACTGCATTTACCATCGCGGCTTGCGTTAATTGACCATCAATCATTAACATGATATTGATCGTTCCCGGTCTGTAAGCAGCAAAAGTAGTCCGCTCTGATCCAGCGCGTGCGCCATTCGATACTCCCGCTGTCGTGCAACAAAAGAGAGAAGCAGCCTCCCCTTTCTCTTCCAACACTGCAGCATGTTCTAACTTAACAGCCGTTAGCAATCCTGCTGTCGATTCAAGAGGGTATTTCCACTCTCCGAGCCAATTCGCAATATCTCGCTCTGGATTATCGCATTCATAGAATCGATCCACGTAAATATTAGTAATGCGGTTAATATACCCCTTACCTCCACCGTGAACTGCACTACTAAGACTATCTAAATGAATTGGCGAATGCAGTAATAGATGTTGATCTTCTCTAGTCAAAGTGAGTTCAGGCCATACTGTAGAATGATATTGCTTCGTTACGCCATCCACAAAAGGTGTTGTCATCATTACAGCTCCTATTCTTGTAATTCTTTTCTCAGATTATTCCTCTAATACGCTTGTCATTTCCTTAAGCAATCTCAGATTAGCTTCATGTCCCTTTACTGCTAATCTGATATACCGTGGTCCAAGCCCAGGATACATCGCGCAACTACGAATGAGTATACCTCGCAATCCTAGTTCACGCTGCATATCTTCAGCACTCCAAGAAGGTGGTAGCTCCACCAATAGGAAATTTGCCTCTCCTGGACTTACCTCGCAGCCCATATCCTTGAGTCCAGTAGTCAGAACATTACGTTCCGAAGAGATTAGATCCATCGTCTTCTGTTCGTATTCCTCACTAATTTGCAGACATATCTCACCTGCTAGCAATGCAAGTCCATTCACACTCCATGTGACTTGTTTTCCCTGCATGAGCTTAATGATATTAGGATGTGCCAATGCGTAGCCTAATCTTAAGCCAGGAATGGCATAGAACTTCGTCATGGAGCGCACTAAGAGAAGATGCGGAAATGGAGTAAGCTCTAGCAGAAGCGAATTCCGCTGTTCTTCTGGAATGAAATCTATAAAGGCTTCGTCCACTACGAGATATGTATCATATTCCTCAGCCGTTTCCGCCAAAGCACGTAACTCTTCCAACTTATACTGCACACCATTCGGATTATTCGGCTGTCCAAGGAATAGAAGGTCAACCTGTTGTATTAACTCCGCGACATCACTCACCGAGGCCGTCCAATCGTGTTCTTTAATGCCATATACAGCGAATACCTCTGCGCCAAACTGCTCCGATAATTGGCGATATTCTGAGAAACACGGCTCCACAATCCCCACCTTCCGTGGATGAAGTGCTAGTAACAGGAGTGCCATACATTCAGCCGCACCATTCCCTACACAGATGGCATCTGTTGCAACATCAAGTTTGGCTGCTAGAATCTCTTTGAACTCACGATGACCGGGATCAGGATAACGGATAATAGAGGCTACAGCGTCCTGAAGTCTCTTTAATACTTCCTGAGGAGGTCCCAACGGATTGATATTGGCACTGAAATCAAGGAAAGTGTCTACTCCTCTTCCATAAAGTTGAGCAGCGCTCTCCAGATCACCACCATGTCCATATACTTCGAGCATTTCTTATTTCCCCCTACGCCATAAATTTAACGATGATCTTGTTATTATCATGCCGCTGATTAACGTACGTCAATGTCTCTTCCATTTTCCCTTTTGTTTCTCCACAACATTTCGTTTACAATTACAATGGATATACTAACTAAGATCAGTTCATATCAATGGAGGCGTTAACCATGCTATTTATCGATAATCAGGGTATTCATGACCCTGCCATTAATCTCGCCATAGAAGAATATGCATTACGGCATTTACCTATGGAAGAAAGCTATTTGCTTTTCTATATTAACCGTCCTTCTATCATTATTGGCAAACATCAAAACACGATTGAGGAAATCAATCAGGAATATTGCAAAGACAACAATGTACAAGTCGTACGTCGTTTATCTGGCGGCGGTGCTGTATACCACGACCTTGGTAACCTTAACTTCAGTTTCATTACCAAGGATGATGGACAATCTTTTCATAACTTCTTGAAATTCACCCAACCCGTCATCGATGCGCTACATCAGATGGGCGTCAATGCTGAAATGACAGGTCGTAACGATCTTCAAGTCGGTGAACAAAAGATTTCGGGTAACGCTCAATTCTCTACACGAGGTCGCATGTTCAGCCATGGTACATTAATGTTTAATCTTAATTTGGATGATGTACAAGCTTCACTACGTGTCAATCCTGAGAAGTTCAAATCCAAGAGTACCAAATCGGTACGTAGCCGTGTAGCTAACATTAGTGATCTGATGGAAGGTACCATGACGATTGAAGAGTTCCGATCCGAACTACTACGTTCGATCTTCGGCATGGACCCCGTGGATATTCCTCAGTACCATTTAACAGATAAAGATTGGGAGAAGATCCACGAGATCTCCAAAGAACACTACCAGAATTGGGAGTGGAACTATGGTAATTCACCTGAGTCAAATGTGAAGCATACAAAGAAATTCCCAGCAGGCATTATCGATATACGCATGAATATCAACGAGGGCCGTATCCATGATATCAAGATTTATGGTGATTTCTTCGGCGTAGGCGATGTTGCTGATATTGAGAATACGTTACGCGATAAGCGTTATCAAGAAGCTGAGGTTAGAGAAGCTTTAGACAAATTTGAGATCAAACACTACTTCGGTAACATCGAACTAGAAGATTTTATCGGGCTGGTATTTCTGGAAGAATAGAATATTTCCAAATAGAAGGAGCGGGTTCCACATAGGAATCTGCTCCTTATTCCTATTACAACAACAAAAGGCTACCCAAGCTCGCGATTGAATGAGCTCTATGGATAGCCAATCTATATTTATTTATATTTGCGCCAATCTTGACTACTATTCTCTAGTAAATGTTCGAAGCTATTTTCCAGCTTCTTCTGTTCAGCTTGACGAGCCTCTTCAATCTTAAGTTGCTCCGTTTCCTTCTTCTTCTTTTCCTCCGCCTTCATCTCATCTGCCTGAGCCTTCAATTGCTCAAGTATTTCACCACTTAGTAAATCCTTTAACGTGGTTGGTGCATAGTCAGAAGCAGGCTTTGGAGAATTTGTAGGTCTTTTCTTCTTTGCCATAGAATCATCTCCATTTCCAACCACATTATATCAGTTTTAGATAGCTCATTCTAGGATTAAAGATGGGCATACCTCATCATTCTCATGATTGTTTGGATTAAATTCTCCTTTTAGTAACGTTATATTGTAGAGTGGGTCTTGTTAATCTCAATACAAAACTTGTAATGGCCCTCATGATGCTCCAGCCAAATTCGTCCGCCATGCAGTTCGACAATATGTTTAGCAATCGAAAGTCCTAGTCCGGAACCGGCCGGCGTATTGTACTCGTATCGGGAGGGCTCCATCTTGTAGAA
The nucleotide sequence above comes from Paenibacillus sp. IHBB 10380. Encoded proteins:
- the cobD gene encoding threonine-phosphate decarboxylase CobD, producing MLEVYGHGGDLESAAQLYGRGVDTFLDFSANINPLGPPQEVLKRLQDAVASIIRYPDPGHREFKEILAAKLDVATDAICVGNGAAECMALLLLALHPRKVGIVEPCFSEYRQLSEQFGAEVFAVYGIKEHDWTASVSDVAELIQQVDLLFLGQPNNPNGVQYKLEELRALAETAEEYDTYLVVDEAFIDFIPEEQRNSLLLELTPFPHLLLVRSMTKFYAIPGLRLGYALAHPNIIKLMQGKQVTWSVNGLALLAGEICLQISEEYEQKTMDLISSERNVLTTGLKDMGCEVSPGEANFLLVELPPSWSAEDMQRELGLRGILIRSCAMYPGLGPRYIRLAVKGHEANLRLLKEMTSVLEE
- a CDS encoding lipoate--protein ligase translates to MLFIDNQGIHDPAINLAIEEYALRHLPMEESYLLFYINRPSIIIGKHQNTIEEINQEYCKDNNVQVVRRLSGGGAVYHDLGNLNFSFITKDDGQSFHNFLKFTQPVIDALHQMGVNAEMTGRNDLQVGEQKISGNAQFSTRGRMFSHGTLMFNLNLDDVQASLRVNPEKFKSKSTKSVRSRVANISDLMEGTMTIEEFRSELLRSIFGMDPVDIPQYHLTDKDWEKIHEISKEHYQNWEWNYGNSPESNVKHTKKFPAGIIDIRMNINEGRIHDIKIYGDFFGVGDVADIENTLRDKRYQEAEVREALDKFEIKHYFGNIELEDFIGLVFLEE
- the cbiB gene encoding adenosylcobinamide-phosphate synthase CbiB — protein: MNAIWIVLIAYVIDLWIGDPRWLPHPVIFMGKAIKRIEKWIRRFFSRPTALKKAGILLPIVVVGGSFALTWGLLKGLYMIHPWAAWIAESILIATTIAIKGLKDAGMEVFGHLSRGDLPAARQALSMIVGRDTEHLEEPEVVRGTVETVAENIVDAIVSPLFYALIGGAPLAMAYRAVNTLDSMVGYKNDKYMNLGWASARFDDIANYIPARITAILLIFSARIMRLDDKRAYRTVKHDARLHPSPNSGYPESAVAGALGIRMGGENSYQGIVSFRAYMGEATRVMNASDIKATIRLMILTSLTFIVVGLLLIWVVGGTLWQ
- a CDS encoding ABC transporter substrate-binding protein, which encodes MNKLMKLWTSGLLALVLALSLAGCGADNKQAQNAPAVEQPVTTTEQPEATEELKTVYPLTVKDSTGESFTFAEAPKRIVSVSPAETEALFAIGLDNEIVGVSDYDDYPEAVVSKPKMGGVMKPNEEAIIASEADIVFTGISMSEEAVKKLRDLGIRIFKTDPKTVDDILSNIELYGQITDHQAQAKVVTDHMKQERDEVIEAVKSVTPEQKKKVYVEFSPGWTVGKGEFMDELITLAGGINVASDTVGWNKISEEKIIQDNPDVILYSKNVIDDVTKKGLDDMIKGRSGWDQIAAVKNEAIFGLDDNLLSRPGPRATAGLKEVAKAIYPDLFK
- a CDS encoding adenosylcobinamide amidohydrolase; this encodes MMTTPFVDGVTKQYHSTVWPELTLTREDQHLLLHSPIHLDSLSSAVHGGGKGYINRITNIYVDRFYECDNPERDIANWLGEWKYPLESTAGLLTAVKLEHAAVLEEKGEAASLFCCTTAGVSNGARAGSERTTFAAYRPGTINIMLMIDGQLTQAAMVNAVMTAVEAKAAALADLDIRDVENDLVATGTTTDAIVLGVSQNKSYEATHAYAGTATDLGAAIGRIVYGTVKESLLAARASLR
- a CDS encoding histidine phosphatase family protein, with the translated sequence MAVTLELLLMRHGKTHWNVDKRYLGHSDISITREARAELIPLRRQLIGRTFSKVACSDLKRCQESLAFVAPELLDVAIYDNRLREMDFGDWEGKTYEELNGLPLYCEWLDHPQAVFPPNGEAWDLFQARIRDFLNSLIPLTFEDRRDRTIPSVFVVTHGGVIRQLITMSVPQLSFWDMSVEPGSLVRLLLTLDDGCWTGTLHSEY
- a CDS encoding YqkE family protein; this encodes MAKKKRPTNSPKPASDYAPTTLKDLLSGEILEQLKAQADEMKAEEKKKKETEQLKIEEARQAEQKKLENSFEHLLENSSQDWRKYK